The Pyrus communis chromosome 2, drPyrComm1.1, whole genome shotgun sequence genome includes a window with the following:
- the LOC137725505 gene encoding receptor-like serine/threonine-protein kinase SD1-7 isoform X2 — MAVALFVEMLLFSSLFLLPISVISQNNGRVAVGSSLTATTGDSSSWLSPSGDFAFGFSPLGNNDHFLLSIWYAKIPVKTVVWYAYAYDGNNPMVAPRGSVLNLTDNSGLVLNNPQGEEIWKSKITSGIVANGVMNDTGNFVLQDENSGSLWGTFNHPTDTVLPGQTIERNGTLSCRQSETNYTKGRFQLLLQGDGNLMLRTVNLTTGNANPPYFHTDTTAGKVPGSEGKQLVFSSSGDMFVLRENDGRVPLTRTEGVSVRDNYIRATLDFDGIFALYSHPKNFTGNASWISPLVYMPDDICLKLGVGVCGYNSICTLKPDKRPNCECSKGFSFLDPKDIYRGCKPDLRRKSVTRVESVLLDKWFWIGISIAAALVLCTAYYLLRRRRSALASAGENRTEIESEMLNFMKSNRPTDDVNGLRNDGKIGHHDLSVFSYSTIVAATSNFAEENKLGEGGFGPVFKGKLAMGQEIAVKRLSKCSGQGTSEFKNELILIYELQHTNLVQLFGFCIHGEEMMLIYEYLQNKSLDHFIFDPTRGLLLDWKKRFSILEGIAQGLLYLHKYSRKKVIHRDLKASNILLDENMNPKISDFGLARIFTQNELEANTSKIVGTRGYMPPESMEGIISVKSDVYSFGVLMLEIISGRKNNSFYNDDRALNLVGYAWELWKEGAGLELRDPTLGNSFIKEQLLRCIHIGLLCVEENAADRPTMSDVISMLTTESLPLASPTKPAFLVGRRTVEAGISGNQQLEIASANHMSISDFEAR; from the exons ATGGCAGTGGCTCTTTTTGTAGAGATGCTTTTGTTCTCCTCTTTGTTTTTGCTACCAATTTCTGTGATTTCCCAAAATAATGGAAGAGTAGCAGTTGGGAGTTCTCTAACTGCAACTACAGGCGACTCCTCATCATGGCTTTCTCCATCCGGTGATTTCGCGTTTGGATTTTCGCCCCTCGGAAACAATGATCATTTCTTGCTTTCGATATGGTATGCGAAAATCCCAGTCAAAACCGTAGTTTGGTATGCATATGCATATGACGGTAACAACCCCATGGTTGCACCTAGGGGATCAGTTCTGAACTTGACTGACAACAGTGGACTAGTTCTTAACAATCCTCAGGGTGAAGAGATATGGAAATCCAAAATAACCTCCGGCATTGTTGCGAACGGGGTCATGAATGACACCGGAAACTTTGTCCTTCAAGACGAAAACTCGGGGAGCTTGTGGGGGACCTTCAACCATCCTACAGACACCGTTTTGCCTGGACAGACAATTGAGAGAAATGGGACGCTTTCGTGTAGACAATCGGAGACTAACTACACAAAAGGGCGGTTCCAGCTGCTCTTGCAAGGTGATGGAAACCTCATGCTCAGAACCGTCAACTTGACAACAGGTAATGCCAACCCTCCTTACTTCCACACGGACACCACCGCAGGGAAAGTGCCAGGTAGTGAAGGCAAACAATTGGTGTTCAGCAGCTCAGGGGACATGTTTGTTCTGAGAGAAAATGATGGAAGAGTCCCTCTTACGAGGACAGAGGGAGTGTCGGTGAGGGACAACTACATAAGGGCAACTCTTGATTTTGATGGGATTTTCGCTTTATATTCTCACCCGAAAAACTTCACTGGAAATGCAAGCTGGATTAGTCCTCTGGTGTATATGCCGGATGATATTTGCCTAAAACTGGGCGTTGGTGTTTGCGGTTACAACAGTATCTGTACGCTCAAACCAGATAAAAGGCCAAACTGCGAATGCTCAAAagggttttcttttcttgatccGAAGGATATATACCGAGGCTGCAAACCCGATTTGAGACGGAAATCTGTGACACGCGTGGAATCAGTATTATTAG ATAAATGGTTTTGGATTGGCATTTCTATAGCTGCTGCTCTAGTGCTTTGCACCGCGTACTATCTACTCCGACGAAGAAGATCAGCCCTTGCATCAGCTG GTGAGAACCGGACAGAGATTGAGAGCGAAATGCTTAACTTCATGAAATCTAATCGACCTACTGATGATGTTAATGGTCTCCGAAATGATGGAAAGATAGGACATCATGATTTAAGCGTTTTTAGCTATTCAACCATCGTGGCTGCCACAAGCAACTTTGCTGAAGAAAACAAGCTAGGAGAAGGAGGGTTTGGACCGGTTTTTAAG GGGAAATTGGCGATGGGACAAGAAATAGCTGTGAAGAGGCTTTCGAAATGTTCAGGGCAAGGAACATCAGAATTCAAGAATGAACTGATACTTATATATGAACTCCAACATACAAACCTGGTTCAGCTTTTCGGATTTTGCATTCATGGCGAAGAGATGATGTTGATATATGAGTATCTGCAGAACAAAAGTTTGGACCACTTTATATTTG ATCCAACCAGAGGTCTACTACTAGATTGGAAGAAGCGTTTTAGCATTCTCGAAGGAATTGCTCAAGGGTTGCTTTACCTGCACAAATACTCAAGAAAGAAAGTAATTCATAGAGATTTAAAAGCTAGTAACATACTACTTGATGAaaacatgaacccaaaaatttcagattttggtCTGGCAAGGATTTTCACCCAAAATGAATTGGAAGCAAACACTAGCAAGATTGTCGGGACACG TGGTTACATGCCTCCAGAGTCCATGGAGGGAATTATTTCTGTTAAGTCCGATGTCTACAGTTTCGGGGTATTGATGCTTGAAATCATAAGTGGAAGGAAAAACAACAGCTTCTACAATGACGATCGCGCGCTCAATTTAGTAGGATAT GCATGGGAGTTATGGAAAGAAGGTGCAGGGCTAGAATTAAGGGATCCAACATTAGGAAATTCGTTTATTAAAGAGCAACTGTTAAGATGCATCCATATCGGTCTGCTTTGCGTAGAAGAAAATGCAGCAGATCGGCCTACCATGTCTGATGTCATATCTATGTTGACAACTGAAAGCTTACCATTAGCATCACCAACAAAGCCAGCATTTTTGGTTGGAAGGAGAACGGTGGAGGCTGGTATAAGTGGGAATCAGCAACTTGAAATTGCTTCAGCAAACCACATGTCCATTTCTGATTTTGAAGCACGTTAA
- the LOC137725505 gene encoding receptor-like serine/threonine-protein kinase SD1-7 isoform X1 — protein MAVALFVEMLLFSSLFLLPISVISQNNGRVAVGSSLTATTGDSSSWLSPSGDFAFGFSPLGNNDHFLLSIWYAKIPVKTVVWYAYAYDGNNPMVAPRGSVLNLTDNSGLVLNNPQGEEIWKSKITSGIVANGVMNDTGNFVLQDENSGSLWGTFNHPTDTVLPGQTIERNGTLSCRQSETNYTKGRFQLLLQGDGNLMLRTVNLTTGNANPPYFHTDTTAGKVPGSEGKQLVFSSSGDMFVLRENDGRVPLTRTEGVSVRDNYIRATLDFDGIFALYSHPKNFTGNASWISPLVYMPDDICLKLGVGVCGYNSICTLKPDKRPNCECSKGFSFLDPKDIYRGCKPDLRRKSVTRVESVLLADKWFWIGISIAAALVLCTAYYLLRRRRSALASAGENRTEIESEMLNFMKSNRPTDDVNGLRNDGKIGHHDLSVFSYSTIVAATSNFAEENKLGEGGFGPVFKGKLAMGQEIAVKRLSKCSGQGTSEFKNELILIYELQHTNLVQLFGFCIHGEEMMLIYEYLQNKSLDHFIFDPTRGLLLDWKKRFSILEGIAQGLLYLHKYSRKKVIHRDLKASNILLDENMNPKISDFGLARIFTQNELEANTSKIVGTRGYMPPESMEGIISVKSDVYSFGVLMLEIISGRKNNSFYNDDRALNLVGYAWELWKEGAGLELRDPTLGNSFIKEQLLRCIHIGLLCVEENAADRPTMSDVISMLTTESLPLASPTKPAFLVGRRTVEAGISGNQQLEIASANHMSISDFEAR, from the exons ATGGCAGTGGCTCTTTTTGTAGAGATGCTTTTGTTCTCCTCTTTGTTTTTGCTACCAATTTCTGTGATTTCCCAAAATAATGGAAGAGTAGCAGTTGGGAGTTCTCTAACTGCAACTACAGGCGACTCCTCATCATGGCTTTCTCCATCCGGTGATTTCGCGTTTGGATTTTCGCCCCTCGGAAACAATGATCATTTCTTGCTTTCGATATGGTATGCGAAAATCCCAGTCAAAACCGTAGTTTGGTATGCATATGCATATGACGGTAACAACCCCATGGTTGCACCTAGGGGATCAGTTCTGAACTTGACTGACAACAGTGGACTAGTTCTTAACAATCCTCAGGGTGAAGAGATATGGAAATCCAAAATAACCTCCGGCATTGTTGCGAACGGGGTCATGAATGACACCGGAAACTTTGTCCTTCAAGACGAAAACTCGGGGAGCTTGTGGGGGACCTTCAACCATCCTACAGACACCGTTTTGCCTGGACAGACAATTGAGAGAAATGGGACGCTTTCGTGTAGACAATCGGAGACTAACTACACAAAAGGGCGGTTCCAGCTGCTCTTGCAAGGTGATGGAAACCTCATGCTCAGAACCGTCAACTTGACAACAGGTAATGCCAACCCTCCTTACTTCCACACGGACACCACCGCAGGGAAAGTGCCAGGTAGTGAAGGCAAACAATTGGTGTTCAGCAGCTCAGGGGACATGTTTGTTCTGAGAGAAAATGATGGAAGAGTCCCTCTTACGAGGACAGAGGGAGTGTCGGTGAGGGACAACTACATAAGGGCAACTCTTGATTTTGATGGGATTTTCGCTTTATATTCTCACCCGAAAAACTTCACTGGAAATGCAAGCTGGATTAGTCCTCTGGTGTATATGCCGGATGATATTTGCCTAAAACTGGGCGTTGGTGTTTGCGGTTACAACAGTATCTGTACGCTCAAACCAGATAAAAGGCCAAACTGCGAATGCTCAAAagggttttcttttcttgatccGAAGGATATATACCGAGGCTGCAAACCCGATTTGAGACGGAAATCTGTGACACGCGTGGAATCAGTATTATTAG CAGATAAATGGTTTTGGATTGGCATTTCTATAGCTGCTGCTCTAGTGCTTTGCACCGCGTACTATCTACTCCGACGAAGAAGATCAGCCCTTGCATCAGCTG GTGAGAACCGGACAGAGATTGAGAGCGAAATGCTTAACTTCATGAAATCTAATCGACCTACTGATGATGTTAATGGTCTCCGAAATGATGGAAAGATAGGACATCATGATTTAAGCGTTTTTAGCTATTCAACCATCGTGGCTGCCACAAGCAACTTTGCTGAAGAAAACAAGCTAGGAGAAGGAGGGTTTGGACCGGTTTTTAAG GGGAAATTGGCGATGGGACAAGAAATAGCTGTGAAGAGGCTTTCGAAATGTTCAGGGCAAGGAACATCAGAATTCAAGAATGAACTGATACTTATATATGAACTCCAACATACAAACCTGGTTCAGCTTTTCGGATTTTGCATTCATGGCGAAGAGATGATGTTGATATATGAGTATCTGCAGAACAAAAGTTTGGACCACTTTATATTTG ATCCAACCAGAGGTCTACTACTAGATTGGAAGAAGCGTTTTAGCATTCTCGAAGGAATTGCTCAAGGGTTGCTTTACCTGCACAAATACTCAAGAAAGAAAGTAATTCATAGAGATTTAAAAGCTAGTAACATACTACTTGATGAaaacatgaacccaaaaatttcagattttggtCTGGCAAGGATTTTCACCCAAAATGAATTGGAAGCAAACACTAGCAAGATTGTCGGGACACG TGGTTACATGCCTCCAGAGTCCATGGAGGGAATTATTTCTGTTAAGTCCGATGTCTACAGTTTCGGGGTATTGATGCTTGAAATCATAAGTGGAAGGAAAAACAACAGCTTCTACAATGACGATCGCGCGCTCAATTTAGTAGGATAT GCATGGGAGTTATGGAAAGAAGGTGCAGGGCTAGAATTAAGGGATCCAACATTAGGAAATTCGTTTATTAAAGAGCAACTGTTAAGATGCATCCATATCGGTCTGCTTTGCGTAGAAGAAAATGCAGCAGATCGGCCTACCATGTCTGATGTCATATCTATGTTGACAACTGAAAGCTTACCATTAGCATCACCAACAAAGCCAGCATTTTTGGTTGGAAGGAGAACGGTGGAGGCTGGTATAAGTGGGAATCAGCAACTTGAAATTGCTTCAGCAAACCACATGTCCATTTCTGATTTTGAAGCACGTTAA
- the LOC137727064 gene encoding uncharacterized protein translates to MEYWKTLMVQPDQNVVQPDQKERDNRLRQMKDLKSPYESAMEEKWEDVTKYFEGNAEKLLYKMTAEGDTAFHLAASRSSKSQGTEVLQMFINILRNSTNHDVKSALRLPNSYGNNTLHEVSVSGNEKAAKYLLSNFNDPVPGEEVTISTSSTDKDFDTKLRDVRDLENSKVQLLETRNYLGETPLFRAAALGHTDLVKFYASKLPGDNPWKHFHRDDRKSILHMAIIAQHFGHSLSLPEKMHTIICSAD, encoded by the coding sequence ATGGAGTACTGGAAAACGCTAATGGTTCAGCCGGATCAAAACGTGGTCCAGCCGGatcagaaagagagagacaatAGGTTAAGGCAAATGAAAGACTTGAAAAGTCCCTACGAAAGTGCCATGGAGGAGAAATGGGAAGACGTGACGAAATACTTCGAGGGGAATGCGGAAAAACTGCTCTATAAGATGACAGCGGAGGGGGACACTGCATTTCACCTTGCGGCTTCTCGCAGCAGCAAATCACAAGGCACAGAAGTCCTCCAAATGTTTATCAACATACTCAGGAATTCAACCAACCATGATGTGAAATCCGCTCTGAGGCTTCCGAATAGCTACGGAAACAATACTCTCCATGAGGTGAGTGTGTCCGGCAATGAGAAAGCGGCAAAGTACTTGTTGAGCAACTTCAACGATCCTGTTCCGGGAGAAGAAGTCACCATCAGTACTAGTAGTACAGATAAAGACTTCGATACGAAGCTGCGTGACGTTCGGGATTTAGAGAATTCTAAGGTGCAGCTGCTGGAGACTCGGAACTATTTAGGAGAAACTCCTCTCTTCAGGGCGGCTGCTCTCGGTCACACTGACTTGGTCAAGTTTTATGCCAGCAAACTGCCGGGGGACAATCCTTGGAAGCACTTCCACAGAGATGACAGAAAGTCCATTCTTCATATGGCAATCATTGCACAACATTTcggtcactctctctctctccctgagAAAATGCACACGATTATTTGTAGTGCAGATTAA
- the LOC137724691 gene encoding ankyrin repeat-containing protein ITN1-like: MQKLLFGYWTSLPDGGYVVTPNQKDDVESSMDSNHPRQSIFRNKIAGTGGPLVEIIYMIWKEKKNKKSLKKLIGLLVELDDPYWLITNKNTKIRTISLGTRSDTTNGDDGGDKTESDRCEKDKEVTKLKKEARNEVYNTTPLLIATITGFLPIVQEILEQRPQAVEQVNENERNILHLAIKHRQKEILDLIQSKPTLMSKLKKRIDHKGNTILHQAADRTYYSIALSQKLIGPAMQLQEELRWMLHIREMLPPHYIMHHNDNDQTAEELFNAGHDELLKSAQEWVKETAQSCSTVAVLVATVVFAAAYAIPGGFNDKSGRPVFQDNPLFLLFTCMDVVAIASSLSSVAFFLSVLSSPLEYPYFVKSIPHKVMLGFILLFFSMATTMLAFAATILLLIRVKKKWTMSLLYPIAFFPVPLFGLLQFPMYQCFKVMFRKIDACFFKPLGRTLGFHKKRSIWG, translated from the exons ATGCAGAAATTGCTCTTTGGTTACTGGACAA GCCTTCCTGATGGAGGATATGTGGTCACACCAAATCAGAAGGATGATGTGGAGAGCAGCATGGATAGCAACCATCCCCGTCAATCCATCTTTCGGAACAAGATTGCAG GAACTGGAGGCCCGCTTGTTGAGATAATCTACATGATatggaaggagaagaaaaacaaaaaatcactgAAGAAACTCATCGGATTGCTCGTCGAATTGGACGACCCTTATTGGTTGATTACTAACAAGAACACAAAAATCAGGACCATTTCTCTAGGGACCAGATCGGATACGACAAATGGTGATGACGGAGGTGACAAAACCGAATCGGATAGATGCGAAAAAGATAAGGaagtaaccaaattgaaaaAGGAGGCGAGGAATGAAGTTTACAACACTACCCCATTGCTTATAGCAACTATCACAGGATTTTTACCCATTGTGCAGGAGATACTTGAACAGCGTCCTCAGGCAGTCGAGCAAGTTAACGAAAACGAACGCAACATTTTGCATCTGGCCATTAAGCACCGTCAGAAAGAGATCCTTGATCTTATCCAAAGCAAACCAACACTGATGTCGAAGCTGAAAAAGAGGATAGACCACAAGGGAAACACCATATTGCACCAGGCTGCAGATAGGACTTACTATTCTATAGCATTGTCTCAGAAATTAATAGGCCCTGCAATGCAATTGCAAGAAGAGCTGCGCTGGATGCTG CATATAAGAGAGATGCTACCCCCTCATTACATCATGCACCACAACGACAACGATCAGACCGCGGAGGAGTTGTTCAACGCTGGGCATGACGAGCTTCTGAAGTCCGCACAAGAATGGGTAAAAGAAACGGCTCAATCATGCTCAACCGTGGCGGTGCTAGTGGCCACTGTGGTCTTTGCAGCCGCCTACGCCATTCCTGGGGGTTTTAACGACAAAAGTGGCCGTCCTGTTTTCCAAGACAATCCTCTTTTTTTGCTCTTCACCTGCATGGACGTTGTGGCAATCGCCAGCTCATTATCTTCTGTGGCATTCTTTCTCTCGGTCCTCTCCTCCCCTCTCGAGTACCCATATTTCGTtaaaagcattcctcacaaggtCATGCTGGGATTCATCTTGCTCTTCTTCTCCATGGCAACCACCATGCTCGCCTTCGCTGCCACTATTTTGCTCTTGATTCGCGTGAAGAAGAAATGGACCATGTCTCTACTTTACCCTATTGCCTTTTTCCCGGTCCCTCTGTTCGGCCTGCTTCAGTTTCCTATGTATCAATGTTTCAAAGTCATGTTTCGGAAAATTGATGCCTGCTTTTTCAAACCCTTAGGCCGCACTCTTGGCTTTCACAAGAAGAGAtcaatttggggctag